In Mycobacteriales bacterium, the DNA window CAGCGCGCTCGCCGACCCCGCCGCGGGCGACCTGACCGGCACCCAGGGCATCGGGCACACCCGCTGGGCGACCCACGGCGCGCCGAACGACCGCAACGCCCACCCGCACACCGACTGCACCGGCGCCGTCGCGGTCGTGCACAACGGCACCCTCGAGAACTTCACCGAGCTGCGCGACGGGTTGGAGCACCGCGGGCACACCCTGCGCAGCGAGACCGACACCGAAGCGGTCGCCCATTTGATCGAGGAGCAGTACGACGGCGACCTGGCGGCGGCCGTCCGAGCTGTCTGCCGCGAGCTCGACGGTTCGTTCGTGCTCGTCGTCAGTCACCGCGACGAGCCCGACGTGGTGGTCGGCGCCCGCCGCAACCTGCCGCTCGTCGTCGGGCTGGGCGACGGTGAGAACTTCCTCGCCAGTGACGTCACGGCGTTCATCGCGCACACCAGGACCGCCCGGCTGGTCGACCAGGACCAGGTCGTCGTGCTGCGTCGCGACCAGGTCACGGTCACCGACCTCGACGGCGATCCCGTCCGCGGCGAGGAGTTCCACGTCGACTGGGACGTGGCGGCGGCCGAGAAGTCCGGTTACGAGTACTTCATGCTCAAGGAGATCGACGAGCAGCCCGAGTCGGTGCGCGAGACGATCGGTGGCCGCCTCGACCCGGCCGGGCGACTGATCCTCGACGAGCTGGCCATGAGCGACGAGGACATCCAAGGCCTGACGCAGGTGATCGTGGTCGCCGCCGGCTCGTCGTACCACTCCGGCCTCGTCGGCAAGTACGCGATCGAACGCTGGGCCCGGTTGCCGGTGCAGGTCGAGATGGCCAGCGAGTTCCGCTACCGCGACCCCGTGCTGGACCAGCACACGCTCGTCGTCGCGGTCAGCCAGAGCGGGGAGACCGCAGACACGCTCGAAGCGGTCCGGCACGCCCGCCGGCAACGGGCCTGGGTGCTGGCCGTCAGCAACACCGTCGGGTCCTCGATCGCGCGCGAGAGCGACGCGACGTTCTACACCCGCTGCGGCCCGGAGATCGCCGTCGCCTCGACCAAAGCCGTGATGTCACAGCTCGCGGCGATGTACCTCGTCGGGCTGCACCTCGCGCAGATCCGCGGCTATCGCGACGACGACGAGGTGCGGTCGCATTTCCACGACTTGTCCCTCACACCCGACCTGGTCGCCGAGGTCCTGAACCGGATGGACCCGGTTCGCAAGCTGGCACGCGAGATCGCCGGTCACGAGCGGGTCCTCTTCCTCGGTCGCCACGTCGGCTACCCGATGGCGCTGGAAGGTGCGTTGAAGCTCAAAGAGCTCGCTTACGTGTCGGCGGAAGGTTTCCCGGCCGGGGAGATCAAGCACGGCCCCATCGCGCTGATCGACAAGGGAACACCGGTCGTGGTGATCGCACCACGCCACGCCCTGACCCCGAAGCTGGTCACCAACGTGCAGGAGATCCGCGCCCGCGGCGCGCGAACGATCGTCATCGCCACCGACGGCGACGAAAGCCTGACTCCTCACGCCGACGAGCTGATCCGGATCCCCAACACCAAGTCGTTGTTGTCGCCGCTGCTGGCGATCGTCCCGATGCAGGTGCTCGCCGCCGAGTTCGCGATGGCTCGCGGGCTCGACATCGACCAGCCGCGCAACCTGGCCAAGAGCGTCACGGTCGAATAGGTGATCGTCGGGATCGGGGTCGACGTTGCAAGCCTCGACCGGTTCGCCGAGAGCCTCGAACGCACTCCGCATTTGCGGGAGCGACTGTTCACGCCGGACGAGCGGGCGGCGAAGCCCGAGTCGCTGGCCGCGACGTTCGCCGCGAAGGAAGCTGTGGCGAAGGCCCTCGGCGCGCCGGGCGGGCTGGACTGGCACGACGTCGAGGTGCGCCACGATCCGGCTGGCGCGCCGTACCTCGCGGTGACCGGCACCGTCGCGCAAGCCTCCCTCGACAAGCGCATCGACCGGTGGCACCTGTCGATCTCGCACGACGCGGGGGTGGTCGTCGCGATGGTGATTGCGGAGACCGTCTGATGCGCGCGGCGTACGACGCGGACACGGTTCGCAGCGCCGAGCAGGCGCTGCTGGACGCGTTGCCCGAAGGAACGCTGATGCAGCGGGCTGCGCACGCGCTCGCACGCCGTTGCGCCGAGCTGCTCGCGCCGGTCTACGGCTCGCGTGTCGTTCTGCTCGTCGGGTCGGGCGGCAACGGCGGGGACGCGCTCTACGCCGGAGCGCAGCTGGCGCGACGCGGCGCGCGCGTCGACGCGTTGCTGCTCAGCCCGACGCCGCTCGCGCCAGCCCTCGCCGCGCTGCATGACAGCGGCGGCAGGTCGCGCCCGGCCGGCGGCGACCGCGACGGCGAGCTGCTCAACGCCGCGGACCTGGTCGTGGACGGCATGGTCGGCATCGGCGCGTCCGGCGCGCTGCGCGCCCCGATGGCGCGCCTGGCGCAGCTGTCGGCCGACAGCGACGCCACCGTCGTCGCCGTCGACGTCCCCAGCGGGATCGACGCCTCGACCGGCACCGTGGACGGCGTCGCGGTACACGCGAACGTCACGGTGACGTTCGGGGGGATCAAGACCGGTCTGCTGGTCGACCCGGGGGCCGCACACGCCGGCCTCGTCGAGCTCGTCGAGATCGGGCTCGACCTCCCGGCATCCCGCTTCACAGCGCTGGATGCCGGGGACGTCGCCGCGCTCATGCCGCGACCGGCGGCGGAGTCGGACAAGTATCGCCGCGGGGTGCTGGGCGTTGTCGCGGGCAGCAACGGCTATCCCGGCGCGGCGCTGCTCTCGGTGGGCGGCGCCCTCGCGACCGGCCCCGGGATGGTCCGCTTCGTCGGAACCTACGGACCGGCCCACGTGGTGCGGTTGCGCTGGCCCGAGGCGGTCGTGACCGAGATCCAGGCCGGCGACGCGGACGCGATGCTCGACGCCGGCCGGGTCCAGGCCTGGGTCGTCGGCCCCGGCCTGGGTACGGGCGAGGAGGCGCGTGCCCTGGTGGCGGCAGCGCTCGACACCGAGGTGCCGGTGCTGCTCGACGCGGACGCCATCACGATCGTCGCGGCCAGCCCTGACCTGGTCAGCGGACGCGACCAACCCACGCTTCTCACCCCACACGCCGGCGAGCTGGCGAGACTGATCGACCGCGACCGTGGCTGGATCGAGGGCCATCGGATCGAGGCCGCCTGCGGCGCCGCCCGCTCACTCGGCGCGACGGTCCTGCTCAAAGGATCGACCACGATCGTCGCGGAGCCGTCCGGCGACGTACGCGTCAACACCGTGTCGACGCCGTACCTCGCCACCGCTGGGAGTGGCGATGTGCTGTCCGGGGTGTGCGGCGCGCTGCTGGCCGGCGGCGTGAGCGCGCTGGATGCCGGATCGGCCGGTGCGTTCGTTCATGGCCTCGCCGGCTTGGTGGCGGCGGGGCAGCCGGCGGCGCCGATCACCGCGATCAGCGTCGTCGAGGCGATTGCGGAGGCGATCCGCCGGACCCGCTGACAGACTGTGGGGGTGAGCGTGTCGGCTGCCCGGATCGACCTTTCCGCGATCCGCAGCAACGTCGCAGCCCTGAAGCGATACGCCGGGAGCGCCGCCGTGATGGCGGTGGTCAAGGCCGACGGCTACGGGCACGGCATGGTCGAGTGCGCCCGGGCGGCACTGGCGGGCGGCGCCAGCTGGCTCGGCGTCGCCATGGCGGACGAGGCGCTGGCGCTGCGTGCGGCCGGCATCGACGCGCCGACGCTCGTCTGGCTGCTCGGCCCGCACGACGACTGGAGCGCCGTGGTGGCCGCCGGGGTCGACGTGGGAGTCAACGCCGGGTGGGCGCTCGACCGCGCGGTCGCGGCCGCCACCGCCACCGGGCGCTCCACCCGGGTCCACCTGAAGGTCGACACCGGGCTCGGTCGGGGCGGCGCCCAGCCCGCGGACTGGCCGGACCTCGTCGCGGCCGCCGCCAAGGCCCAGGCCGACGCGAGCATCGAGGTCGTCGGCGTGTGGTCGCATCTTGCGTACGCCGACGAGCCGCAGCACCCGACCATCGAGGCGCAGCGGCGGGCGTTCGAGGACGCCCTCGAGCTCGCCGAGCACGCGGGGATCAGCCCGGTCGTGCGGCATCTCGCCAACTCCGCGGCGACGCTTCGGCTGCCCGACACCCACTACGACCTGGTGCGTCCCGGCGTGGCGGTCTACGGGCTCTCGCCGGGACCGGCGGTCGGCGTGGCCGGCGAGCTCGG includes these proteins:
- the glmS gene encoding glutamine--fructose-6-phosphate transaminase (isomerizing); translation: MCGIVGYVGAKPALDVVMDGLARLEYRGYDSAGVAIRTDGGELTVVRKAGKLANLRSALADPAAGDLTGTQGIGHTRWATHGAPNDRNAHPHTDCTGAVAVVHNGTLENFTELRDGLEHRGHTLRSETDTEAVAHLIEEQYDGDLAAAVRAVCRELDGSFVLVVSHRDEPDVVVGARRNLPLVVGLGDGENFLASDVTAFIAHTRTARLVDQDQVVVLRRDQVTVTDLDGDPVRGEEFHVDWDVAAAEKSGYEYFMLKEIDEQPESVRETIGGRLDPAGRLILDELAMSDEDIQGLTQVIVVAAGSSYHSGLVGKYAIERWARLPVQVEMASEFRYRDPVLDQHTLVVAVSQSGETADTLEAVRHARRQRAWVLAVSNTVGSSIARESDATFYTRCGPEIAVASTKAVMSQLAAMYLVGLHLAQIRGYRDDDEVRSHFHDLSLTPDLVAEVLNRMDPVRKLAREIAGHERVLFLGRHVGYPMALEGALKLKELAYVSAEGFPAGEIKHGPIALIDKGTPVVVIAPRHALTPKLVTNVQEIRARGARTIVIATDGDESLTPHADELIRIPNTKSLLSPLLAIVPMQVLAAEFAMARGLDIDQPRNLAKSVTVE
- a CDS encoding holo-ACP synthase; this translates as MIVGIGVDVASLDRFAESLERTPHLRERLFTPDERAAKPESLAATFAAKEAVAKALGAPGGLDWHDVEVRHDPAGAPYLAVTGTVAQASLDKRIDRWHLSISHDAGVVVAMVIAETV
- a CDS encoding NAD(P)H-hydrate dehydratase produces the protein MRAAYDADTVRSAEQALLDALPEGTLMQRAAHALARRCAELLAPVYGSRVVLLVGSGGNGGDALYAGAQLARRGARVDALLLSPTPLAPALAALHDSGGRSRPAGGDRDGELLNAADLVVDGMVGIGASGALRAPMARLAQLSADSDATVVAVDVPSGIDASTGTVDGVAVHANVTVTFGGIKTGLLVDPGAAHAGLVELVEIGLDLPASRFTALDAGDVAALMPRPAAESDKYRRGVLGVVAGSNGYPGAALLSVGGALATGPGMVRFVGTYGPAHVVRLRWPEAVVTEIQAGDADAMLDAGRVQAWVVGPGLGTGEEARALVAAALDTEVPVLLDADAITIVAASPDLVSGRDQPTLLTPHAGELARLIDRDRGWIEGHRIEAACGAARSLGATVLLKGSTTIVAEPSGDVRVNTVSTPYLATAGSGDVLSGVCGALLAGGVSALDAGSAGAFVHGLAGLVAAGQPAAPITAISVVEAIAEAIRRTR
- the alr gene encoding alanine racemase; translation: MSVSAARIDLSAIRSNVAALKRYAGSAAVMAVVKADGYGHGMVECARAALAGGASWLGVAMADEALALRAAGIDAPTLVWLLGPHDDWSAVVAAGVDVGVNAGWALDRAVAAATATGRSTRVHLKVDTGLGRGGAQPADWPDLVAAAAKAQADASIEVVGVWSHLAYADEPQHPTIEAQRRAFEDALELAEHAGISPVVRHLANSAATLRLPDTHYDLVRPGVAVYGLSPGPAVGVAGELGLVPAMRLTTQVALAKRVPAGHGVSYGHQYTTQRETTLAVVPLGYADGVPRHLTNVGEVSVAGRRYRVAGRICMDQFVIDVGDDSVAAGDEVVLFGSGAAGEPTAEDWASAVGTINYEIVTRVGARVPRRYLSAS